Proteins from a genomic interval of Undibacterium parvum:
- a CDS encoding MlaA family lipoprotein produces the protein MKSAIKTLNRQYQQTILRCLGIFVFSLLFTACTSVGNIKTGASATLDTIKTGAVNTLDTISEKTNIGNNPRDPLEGFNRAMFSFNEGLDDYLLKPSAELYRSVLPSFVQTAIGNFFANAGDIWTAANNFMQGNVTDGVNDVMRVAFNSTFGLAGFIDIASAAGMPKHREDFGQTLGRWGMPAGPYVMLPLLGASTLRDTIATPVDFKGDFLFSQTSVSVRNTSTVLRFVDRRASVLDASKLIEEAALDKYVFIRDAYLQRRAGQVNPDKD, from the coding sequence ATGAAATCAGCAATCAAGACTTTAAACAGGCAGTATCAACAAACTATATTGCGCTGCTTAGGGATATTTGTTTTTAGCTTGTTGTTTACAGCTTGCACTAGCGTTGGCAATATCAAAACCGGAGCCAGTGCTACTTTGGATACAATTAAGACCGGTGCGGTCAATACATTGGATACCATCAGTGAAAAAACTAATATAGGCAACAACCCGCGTGATCCTTTGGAGGGATTTAATCGTGCGATGTTTAGTTTTAACGAAGGCTTGGATGACTATCTGTTAAAACCATCGGCCGAGCTTTATCGCTCTGTATTGCCTTCATTTGTGCAAACAGCAATCGGGAACTTTTTTGCTAATGCCGGTGATATCTGGACCGCCGCAAATAATTTCATGCAAGGTAATGTGACTGATGGTGTCAATGACGTCATGCGCGTCGCGTTTAACTCCACCTTTGGACTTGCTGGTTTTATTGATATAGCTTCCGCCGCCGGCATGCCTAAGCATAGGGAAGACTTTGGGCAAACTCTGGGGCGTTGGGGGATGCCAGCTGGGCCTTATGTTATGTTGCCACTATTGGGAGCATCTACTTTGCGCGATACCATAGCGACCCCAGTCGATTTTAAAGGTGACTTTCTGTTTTCTCAGACTTCAGTGAGCGTGCGTAATACCTCTACGGTACTGCGCTTTGTTGATAGACGTGCTTCCGTGTTGGATGCGAGTAAGTTGATCGAGGAGGCTGCTTTGGATAAATATGTGTTTATTCGTGATGCCTATTTGCAGCGACGTGCGGGTCAAGTCAATCCGGATAAAGATTAA
- a CDS encoding MlaC/ttg2D family ABC transporter substrate-binding protein — MKIFSHFLFSLLLASGFTVNAYAADEAPDQLIKRLSQEILDTAKADKEIQAGNQKRVYDLVESKVLPYIDFSRMTSLAAGKSWREASPEQQKQLTNEFRTLLVFTYSGAISQIKDQRLEFKPFRGLPDDTEVEVRSQVIQARGEPVQLSYRLAKSATGWKIYDINVLGAWLVETYKGSFSAEISKSGIDGLIKALVEKNKKLAAAGATKTAAK; from the coding sequence ATGAAAATATTTTCTCATTTTTTATTTAGTTTGTTGCTTGCTTCAGGTTTTACAGTAAATGCTTACGCGGCGGATGAAGCACCTGATCAGTTAATCAAGCGTTTAAGTCAGGAAATCTTAGACACTGCTAAAGCTGACAAAGAGATTCAGGCTGGCAATCAAAAGCGTGTTTATGATTTGGTCGAAAGCAAAGTTTTGCCGTATATCGATTTTTCCAGAATGACTTCTTTGGCAGCTGGGAAAAGTTGGCGTGAAGCCAGTCCTGAACAACAAAAACAATTGACTAACGAGTTCCGCACTCTGTTGGTGTTTACTTATTCCGGTGCGATTTCACAAATTAAGGACCAGCGCTTAGAGTTTAAGCCTTTTCGTGGTTTGCCAGATGATACTGAGGTAGAGGTAAGAAGTCAGGTGATACAGGCGCGAGGTGAGCCAGTGCAACTGAGTTATCGCCTGGCAAAATCGGCGACAGGTTGGAAAATTTACGATATCAATGTATTAGGTGCCTGGTTGGTAGAGACTTACAAAGGAAGTTTTTCTGCTGAGATCAGTAAGTCAGGGATAGATGGCTTGATTAAGGCTTTGGTCGAGAAAAATAAAAAACTAGCGGCTGCAGGCGCCACCAAGACTGCTGCAAAATAA
- a CDS encoding STAS domain-containing protein: MYFAEQEISLRNAVLASEAGMMAIKSGETEFDLSRLSIADSSTVAVMLSWQRAASQQGKTLDFHAIPESLNSLLALYGLTELLGLTKQHQS, from the coding sequence ATGTATTTCGCAGAGCAAGAAATTAGTTTACGCAATGCGGTCCTTGCTAGCGAGGCTGGGATGATGGCTATTAAGTCGGGCGAAACCGAGTTTGACTTATCTAGATTAAGCATTGCCGATTCCTCCACGGTAGCAGTGATGCTTAGTTGGCAACGTGCCGCGAGTCAACAGGGTAAAACCCTAGATTTCCATGCCATACCCGAAAGCCTCAATAGTTTGCTGGCTTTGTATGGTCTGACCGAATTGCTTGGACTAACAAAGCAACATCAGTCTTAA
- a CDS encoding ABC transporter ATP-binding protein, giving the protein MAAIKITNVEKRYQSLQALGGVSLTIEEGEFFGLLGPNGAGKTTLISIIAGLNRADSGTVTVQGHDVVTDYRAARKNIGVVPQELVFDPFFTVRETLRMQSGYFGIKNNDKWIGEIMENLDLSNKADVNMRALSGGMKRRVLIAQALVHKPPVIVLDEPTAGVDVELRQTLWKFIARLNKEGHTVVLTTHYLEEAQALCNRVAMLKAGKVVALDSMAGLIKRISGAQMKLKLGQGSLPDSLRALAIPQDGTPVANQTVLRITNYSEVEPILAALRMAGCVIEDLQLQQADLEDVFLQIMEDGK; this is encoded by the coding sequence ATGGCCGCCATAAAAATTACCAATGTTGAAAAACGCTATCAGTCCTTACAGGCGCTGGGTGGTGTGTCGCTGACTATCGAAGAAGGTGAATTCTTTGGTTTGCTGGGGCCCAATGGTGCCGGTAAAACCACACTGATTTCTATTATTGCAGGTTTGAATCGTGCTGACTCAGGAACCGTAACCGTGCAAGGGCACGATGTGGTGACTGACTATCGCGCCGCACGTAAAAATATTGGTGTGGTACCGCAAGAACTGGTATTTGATCCATTTTTCACCGTGCGCGAAACTTTACGCATGCAGTCTGGTTATTTTGGGATTAAGAATAACGATAAATGGATAGGCGAGATTATGGAAAATCTCGATTTGAGCAATAAAGCTGATGTGAATATGCGCGCCTTATCCGGCGGCATGAAGCGCAGAGTGTTAATTGCGCAAGCGCTGGTGCATAAGCCTCCGGTCATTGTGCTTGATGAACCTACCGCGGGTGTTGATGTGGAATTGCGCCAGACGCTGTGGAAGTTTATTGCGCGTTTAAATAAGGAAGGTCACACCGTGGTGCTGACTACCCATTATCTGGAGGAGGCGCAAGCCTTATGCAATCGCGTTGCCATGTTGAAAGCGGGTAAAGTTGTCGCGCTCGATAGTATGGCGGGTTTGATCAAGCGTATCTCCGGCGCACAAATGAAACTCAAGTTAGGCCAGGGCAGTTTGCCTGACAGTCTGCGCGCTTTAGCGATCCCTCAGGACGGAACTCCTGTCGCCAATCAAACAGTTTTACGCATTACTAATTATTCTGAAGTCGAACCTATCTTGGCGGCCTTGCGAATGGCAGGTTGCGTGATAGAGGACTTGCAACTGCAACAGGCTGATCTGGAAGATGTCTTCCTGCAAATTATGGAAGATGGCAAATGA
- a CDS encoding ABC transporter permease, translating to MSGFQTLLYKEVLRFWKVATQTITAPIVTALLYLLIFGHVLEAHVQVYPGVKYTAFLIPGLVMMSVLQNAFANSSSSLIQSKITGNLVFILLPPLSHWEVFGAYVLAAIVRGLTVGSGVFLVTIWVSDLSFIAPWWIAIFALLGAAMLGTMGLIAGIWAEKFDQLAAFQNFLIMPATFLSGVFYSIHSLPPFWQNLSRFNPFFYMIDGFRYGFFGQSDVNPLTSAAIVSAFFILLTTIAVQMLKSGYKLRH from the coding sequence ATGAGCGGTTTTCAAACTTTACTGTATAAGGAAGTACTGCGCTTTTGGAAAGTGGCGACCCAAACCATTACTGCGCCTATCGTCACAGCCTTATTGTATTTGCTGATTTTCGGACATGTACTTGAGGCGCATGTGCAAGTCTATCCTGGCGTGAAATACACCGCTTTCCTGATACCCGGCTTGGTGATGATGAGCGTGCTGCAAAATGCCTTTGCTAATTCATCTTCTTCCCTGATCCAGTCAAAAATTACCGGTAATCTGGTGTTTATTTTATTGCCACCTTTGTCGCATTGGGAGGTATTTGGCGCCTATGTATTGGCTGCGATAGTGCGTGGATTGACGGTGGGTAGCGGCGTTTTTCTGGTGACCATCTGGGTCAGTGATCTGAGTTTCATTGCGCCCTGGTGGATAGCGATTTTCGCTTTGCTGGGGGCTGCGATGCTGGGAACCATGGGCTTAATTGCCGGTATCTGGGCGGAAAAATTTGATCAGTTGGCCGCGTTCCAGAATTTCCTGATCATGCCTGCAACGTTTTTATCGGGCGTATTTTATTCCATACATTCTCTGCCGCCATTTTGGCAAAATTTGTCACGCTTTAATCCGTTTTTTTACATGATAGACGGTTTTCGTTATGGCTTTTTCGGCCAGTCCGACGTCAACCCCCTGACCAGTGCGGCAATCGTGAGCGCGTTTTTTATCTTGCTAACGACAATTGCAGTGCAAATGCTGAAGAGCGGTTATAAATTACGACATTGA
- a CDS encoding BolA family protein, protein MFPTPEQIKTYIAAGLECTHLEVEGDGQHFSAVIVSSAFVGKRLIQRHQIVYAALGDRMREEIHALSMKTLTPEEFA, encoded by the coding sequence GTGTTTCCTACTCCTGAACAAATCAAGACATATATCGCTGCCGGACTTGAGTGCACGCATCTGGAAGTTGAAGGCGATGGTCAGCATTTTAGTGCCGTCATCGTTTCGTCCGCATTCGTAGGCAAGCGCTTAATTCAGCGCCATCAAATTGTCTATGCGGCATTGGGCGACCGTATGCGTGAAGAGATACACGCTTTATCGATGAAAACACTGACACCAGAAGAGTTCGCATAA
- the murA gene encoding UDP-N-acetylglucosamine 1-carboxyvinyltransferase, which yields MDKLLITGGYRLNGEINISGAKNAALPILCAGLLTADDVVLHNVPGLQDVATMLKLLRQMGLSASSENDVVTLNGGAITSLEAPYEMVKTMRASILVLGPLLARFGEAKVSLPGGCAIGSRPVDQHIKGLQAMGAEITIEAGYIHAKAKRLKGARVVTDMITVTGTENLLMAATLAEGETVLENAAREPEVTDLAHLLVAMGAKIEGIGTDRLVIQGVERLHGATHAVIADRIETATFLCAVAATGGDITLKNTRSDILDVAIDKLREAGLILTSGPDWIRAQMGGRPKAVSFRTTEYPGFPTDMQAQFMALNCIAQGASRVTETIFENRFMHVQEMNRLGAHIEIDGHTAIVAGVEKLVGAPVMATDLRASASLVIAAMSAEGETLIDRIYHLDRGYDKMEVKLSAVGAHIQRVK from the coding sequence ATGGATAAATTACTGATCACTGGCGGTTATCGCCTTAACGGTGAAATCAATATTTCTGGTGCAAAAAATGCGGCGCTGCCGATACTCTGCGCCGGTTTGTTGACTGCCGATGATGTGGTTTTACACAATGTGCCAGGTTTGCAAGATGTCGCGACCATGCTCAAATTGCTGCGTCAGATGGGCTTGTCGGCAAGCTCGGAAAACGATGTGGTTACACTCAATGGTGGCGCCATCACTAGCCTGGAAGCACCGTATGAGATGGTGAAAACCATGCGCGCATCGATTCTTGTACTTGGCCCTTTGTTGGCGCGTTTTGGTGAGGCTAAAGTGTCTTTGCCGGGCGGTTGCGCGATAGGTTCGCGTCCGGTTGATCAGCATATCAAGGGTTTGCAGGCGATGGGCGCCGAAATCACCATCGAAGCCGGTTATATCCATGCCAAAGCCAAGCGCCTAAAAGGCGCCCGTGTGGTGACCGATATGATTACCGTGACTGGCACCGAAAACCTGCTGATGGCGGCCACTCTGGCGGAAGGCGAAACGGTGCTGGAGAATGCAGCGCGCGAACCGGAAGTGACTGATCTGGCGCATTTGCTGGTAGCGATGGGTGCCAAAATCGAAGGTATAGGCACAGATAGGCTGGTGATTCAGGGTGTAGAGCGCTTGCACGGCGCGACCCATGCAGTGATTGCGGACCGTATCGAGACCGCCACGTTCTTATGTGCGGTGGCCGCTACCGGTGGCGACATTACTTTAAAAAATACCCGCAGCGATATCTTAGATGTGGCGATTGATAAGTTACGTGAAGCCGGCTTGATCCTAACTAGCGGTCCAGACTGGATCCGTGCACAAATGGGCGGACGTCCTAAGGCGGTAAGTTTTCGCACCACCGAATACCCTGGTTTTCCTACCGATATGCAGGCCCAATTTATGGCTTTGAATTGTATCGCCCAGGGCGCCAGTCGCGTGACTGAAACCATTTTTGAAAATCGCTTCATGCACGTGCAAGAGATGAATCGTCTCGGTGCGCACATAGAGATCGATGGCCACACTGCCATAGTGGCCGGTGTAGAAAAACTAGTCGGCGCGCCAGTCATGGCCACAGATCTACGTGCCTCTGCCTCACTGGTGATTGCGGCGATGTCGGCCGAGGGTGAAACCCTGATCGATAGGATTTATCATCTGGATCGCGGTTACGATAAGATGGAAGTGAAATTATCCGCGGTTGGTGCCCACATACAAAGAGTGAAATAA